The genomic DNA TAATAGAAATGAAAAGGTTTCACTTACATTGAGAGAATCAATGTCAAGAACGGGAACATAAATTCTAGTGCAGGCAGGTTTGTGAGACCTTGGACAAGTACTACTGGAACAAGAAACAAGATGGTAAGGAGAAGACAAGCGAAGACAACCAAAATTTTAGCAAGCCATTTCTGCATAAATGATGCAGAGAAGAAAGGCCAGTGGACGTCATGAGGTTCTGGTGCTGGTTCTGTGAGCCAGTAAGTGGGGTTGATTGATTGTGGCATGTGGAGTGCCGTTGCAGCACCATATCGAGACTTGAATGACACAAAAGCAGCTCGAACTTCCTACATCAGAAAGAAGTATCCAGTCGcaggttatatatatttgcaagCATCATTATCTTGATTTCAAATCGAATACATAATCAGGTGCTAAACCATAAGTGGCATACTTTTCCAGGTGCTGAAACTTCAGCTTGCCCCAATCGTATGTTCTGTTCCATTTCCTGTAACACTCTCTCATACTGGTCCTCAGGGGTGTCCTTGCGACTGAAGAATCTCATTGGTGTCTTCGTAACTGGCTTCTTATGTTtcacttttttatataactttttagCCTGATCCTGAAAGAGCCAGAATTGAACAAGAACCATAACCAAGAGCTCAGGTAGTAATAGGTCGCAATAGCATGCATATACAAAGACACAAAGATATACGGTTCAAAGGAAAGCAGTTTAGCTGTTTCAGGACTTACAACGATACTCCGAAGTTTACTTGTTCGATGGATGACCACATGAGACAGGTACGTAGAGGAATGGTTTTCTCCAAAGAACCTGTCAACAGTGTCGCTCACACTGCTTCCATCAGAAGAGGGGATATTACGAACTAATATGGTGAACTGATGTGGCTGAGCTTTGGATGAATGGAAATACTCAATCCTTTTCAAGGCAATATATCTGAATTCCTGACAAAGAAAGCCAATACTAGTGACGAGATATCTAAGTGAGAGTCAAGACTAGTAACAAAAAGTTATCAACTTGAACTTTTGGGTGTTCATTTCAGTAACCATAAGACAATCCCTTACAAAGTAAAGAAGACAGCAGACAAATGCAGTCAGAAGATATATAGCTCCAAAGTGAACCCATAGCctacaaagaaaccaaaaaccccACAGAAGGAATCTGAGCTGCAGTATCTCTACTTCATCCAAGGAATTATAATAACGATAAAATAAGAGGTTTGAGGGGTTACCATGGTGAGCGGACTTTGAGGTTTGCAACAGAAAAAAGATCCAAGGAATTAGAAGACCAGTCAGCATAGTCAATCACAATCAGTTGATCTCCAAAGCAGTTCACAGGCAAGAGAACAAATATCCCAATGATCACAGCAAACAAGAACACTTTCAAACTGcacaatcaaaaaaataattaaacaaggCAAAGTGTACAAACTATAGAATACATTCAAGTCTTAAGGTTTTACCTGAAAGTAATCATTCTCATAAAGACAACACCATCAAGGCCAGAGGATTCCATCAGTTCTTTCTCCGATGGTCTCCatgatttccaaatccatttaACAGAAGGTATATACCTCGCCACTTTGTTACGCCTGCGTTTAGAGGTCCCAGCTGCGAGACGACGAGGTAAAAAAACCTCGTAGTTGCGTGGCTGCTTCCTTAGTACAGAGTAGAGTATGAAGAACAATACACATAGGCAAGAGTTTATCCCAACAGACATGACAAGTGCTGACAAAAGCATCTTCTCTTAAAAGGACAATTTCAgtatatatacttcaaaaacCTCCGGGCACAAAACTCAGCTCTAAGAactacataaaacaaaaaatcaaatcaaaagcgCAAACACACAGATTCAATTCGCACTGATCTTTACGAGACGGAGAAAGGATCAAAACCTGAGAGCGAGCGTTGTTGTGAGACTGcgaaatctaaacaaaaatccCCCAAACACAGTGATCGGAGCAAAACGGACCACAAAATCAGAGAAAACCCCAAAATAATCTCAATTCTCGTGTATATTTGCCCACATAAGCTAATCAAAGGTAAGAATGATTGTGAAagcaaattataatttaattttctttttttttttgaatcggACGGTCAATAACACGAAGATCACGCGTTTGTTAAAATTCTATATTGTATTATCATCTTCCCTCGCATCTCCCATTTTTGTTTATCGATTGTTTTACCCAAATTACCCTCTGTTCTTTCCTAAGCCACGATAAGACTCCGCAAGGGTGTTTTTGTACGTCTTGTAAAAGTCAACGGTTTAGCAAAACCGGTCGATCAAGTGGAATCAAATCAATTAATTGATGAGCATGTTTCAAAACTTACCCAtctttttagatttgttctaTATACTACttcattattatgtttttagtgTCCACAATCCACATACAACAATCGAATATTGTGTTGAACTCTTAACTAGTGCTAGGTGAccaagaaaaccaaataaacaagtGCATGaccatatataatttgatagCGAAGCTAGAACCAGGCTTCCACATTCTTCAATTTCGACTACCTTTAGTTTATTCAGTTTCATGTTTGTATAATCATATTAGATATGAACCATTCACACTATGGTTTCCCATGATCTTATGCTTTCATCCTCATCAGTTAATTTTCTCACTAATATtaatatacacaaaaacatcAATAATCTTCTTTACTTGTCAAGAATAGAAATCCAAATAGAAACTCTACTTATCAAGCATAAAAAAACCATAGCTCTAGCCTCTAAGCCTCTAACCATGCATTATAACAATGTTAGGAATCTAGCTCCAAACATAAATCGCAAAGAGTAGGGAATACtaataacatatttaaataaataaaagatcgTTTCTAATTTTACAATGTAAAAAATGAACACATTGTACCACAAcgacaagatttttttttttttttttttttttaaaaNNNNNNNNNNNNNNNNNNNNNNNNNNNNNNNNNNNNNNNNNNNNNNNNNNNNNNNNNNNNNNNNNNNNNNNNNNNNNNNNNNNNNNNNNNNNNNNNNNNNNNNNNNNNNNNNNNNNNNNNNNNNNNNNNNNNNNNNNNNNNNNNNNNNNNNNNNNNNNNNNNNNNNNNNNNNNNNNNNNNNNNNNNNNNNNNNNNNNNNNNNNNNNNNNNNNNNNNNNNNNNNNNNNNNNNNNNNNNNNNNNNNNNNNNNNNNNNNNNNNNNNNNNNNNNNNNNNNNNNNNNNNNNNNNNNNNNNNNNNNNNNNNNNNNNNNNNNNNNNNNNNNNNNNNNNNNNNNNNNNNNNNNNNNNNNNNNNNNNNNNNNNNNNNNNNNNNNNNNNNNNNNNNNNNNNNNNNNNNNNNNNNNNNNNNNNNNNNNNNNNNNNNNNNNNNNNNNNNNNNNNNNNNNNNNNNNNNNNNNNNNNNNNNNNNNNNNNNNNNNNNNNNNNNNNNNNNNNNNNNNNNNNNNNNNNNNNNNNNNNNNNNNNNNNNNNNNNNNNNNNNNNNNNNNNNNNNNNNNNNNNNttttttttttttttttttttttgaaaaactagaCAATTGTAGGATGAGATCCAAACATGAAACACCTTCTTATTATATATCCTGGGAAGAACCATCATGGGGAACTAACAGATGAtcaaaaataatccaaattaagTCTGAAACTTAATTGCACTGAAAAAAATAAGACAACGTTAAAGAAAGatgtcatatatttataaagggAGATACTAAACTTGGAAAAAAAGGAATAAGGAGGCTGTATCTCggacgaagaggagaagaagaaaatatgtgATGTGTAGAGTTTAGGGGTTGAAATAGGACGGGATTATGGTTTCCTTTTAAGAGCATCACCTTGTTACCATTCTTGGAAATTGCACCAAGGAAGAAGAGCGAAGTATAATAACGAGGATTAGAGAAAGTGGTGGTAATCTTGTTCAAGTCAATGGAATAAAACATCTTGTCCATTCTTAATGCCCCTCCAGTGTTGTGGTTAGTGAGCCTCCAAACGTGTTGCATGCCATCTCCATTCGTCTCTGAAGCCCACACAAGACGACGATCATCGTCTATGCTTCCGAGTTGCATATCAacaacagatgatgatgatgtctcaATAATAGGATTTGGAATGACTTGAAACATCTCCATGTGAAGATCAAAA from Camelina sativa cultivar DH55 chromosome 7, Cs, whole genome shotgun sequence includes the following:
- the LOC104701574 gene encoding CSC1-like protein At1g69450 isoform X1, coding for MLLSALVMSVGINSCLCVLFFILYSVLRKQPRNYEVFLPRRLAAGTSKRRRNKVARYIPSVKWIWKSWRPSEKELMESSGLDGVVFMRMITFSLKVFLFAVIIGIFVLLPVNCFGDQLIVIDYADWSSNSLDLFSVANLKVRSPWLWVHFGAIYLLTAFVCCLLYFEFRYIALKRIEYFHSSKAQPHQFTILVRNIPSSDGSSVSDTVDRFFGENHSSTYLSHVVIHRTSKLRSIVDQAKKLYKKVKHKKPVTKTPMRFFSRKDTPEDQYERVLQEMEQNIRLGQAEVSAPGKEVRAAFVSFKSRYGAATALHMPQSINPTYWLTEPAPEPHDVHWPFFSASFMQKWLAKILVVFACLLLTILFLVPVVLVQGLTNLPALEFMFPFLTLILSMKVVSQIITGYLPSLILQTSLKVVPPIMEFLSSIQGHICHSDIQKSACNKVIWFTIWNVFFATVFSGSAFYKLAVILDPKGIPVKLAVAVPAQASFFIAYVVTTGWTDTLTELFRVVPFMVSYIKRSFEPSDENEFVVPPMRYHRDTPRVLFLGLLGITYFFLAPLILPFILFYFCLAYIVYRNQFMNVYAPKFDTGGMFWPMIHYTMIFSLVLMHAIAIGLFALKKMELATYLLVPLPVCTLLFNEFCRKRFMPIFTAYPAEVLTKRDKEDRNDPRMPEFYDNLVSAYQDPAMLPLRLSGSRSDSLTSPLLSSTEV
- the LOC104701574 gene encoding CSC1-like protein At1g69450 isoform X2, which codes for MESSGLDGVVFMRMITFSLKVFLFAVIIGIFVLLPVNCFGDQLIVIDYADWSSNSLDLFSVANLKVRSPWLWVHFGAIYLLTAFVCCLLYFEFRYIALKRIEYFHSSKAQPHQFTILVRNIPSSDGSSVSDTVDRFFGENHSSTYLSHVVIHRTSKLRSIVDQAKKLYKKVKHKKPVTKTPMRFFSRKDTPEDQYERVLQEMEQNIRLGQAEVSAPGKEVRAAFVSFKSRYGAATALHMPQSINPTYWLTEPAPEPHDVHWPFFSASFMQKWLAKILVVFACLLLTILFLVPVVLVQGLTNLPALEFMFPFLTLILSMKVVSQIITGYLPSLILQTSLKVVPPIMEFLSSIQGHICHSDIQKSACNKVIWFTIWNVFFATVFSGSAFYKLAVILDPKGIPVKLAVAVPAQASFFIAYVVTTGWTDTLTELFRVVPFMVSYIKRSFEPSDENEFVVPPMRYHRDTPRVLFLGLLGITYFFLAPLILPFILFYFCLAYIVYRNQFMNVYAPKFDTGGMFWPMIHYTMIFSLVLMHAIAIGLFALKKMELATYLLVPLPVCTLLFNEFCRKRFMPIFTAYPAEVLTKRDKEDRNDPRMPEFYDNLVSAYQDPAMLPLRLSGSRSDSLTSPLLSSTEV